One Deinococcus sp. LM3 genomic region harbors:
- a CDS encoding DUF456 domain-containing protein: protein MSLAFLIFLVAWVIGMIGTFVPAVPATVIIFLGSVAATLVDGFQPWPDLPFLLTFLLITVAISMVDNVASAWGARRYGGSPQAMWGALVGGLVGIFIPFGLIVGPLAGALIAELLVVRKAPLDAARAAWGTLIGLLAGLAAKLVLHLLIGLYELWRLWDPARSVFG, encoded by the coding sequence GTGAGTCTCGCCTTCCTGATCTTCCTCGTCGCCTGGGTGATCGGCATGATCGGCACGTTCGTGCCCGCCGTGCCCGCCACCGTCATCATCTTCCTGGGGTCCGTCGCCGCCACGCTGGTCGACGGCTTCCAGCCGTGGCCGGACCTGCCGTTCCTGCTGACCTTCCTGCTGATCACAGTCGCCATCAGCATGGTTGACAACGTCGCCTCGGCCTGGGGTGCCCGCCGGTATGGCGGTAGCCCCCAGGCCATGTGGGGCGCATTGGTCGGCGGTCTGGTCGGTATCTTCATTCCGTTCGGCCTGATCGTCGGGCCGCTGGCCGGCGCACTGATCGCGGAACTGCTGGTCGTGCGCAAGGCCCCGCTGGACGCCGCGCGGGCCGCGTGGGGCACCCTGATCGGCCTGCTGGCCGGACTGGCCGCCAAACTCGTGCTGCACCTGCTGATCGGCCTGTACGAACTGTGGCGGCTGTGGGACCCGGCCCGGTCCGTCTTCGGCTGA
- the fni gene encoding type 2 isopentenyl-diphosphate Delta-isomerase: MTDAPPTPPQASAGGIEQRKLRHIEACLRPDSQYAARDTGLHEVPWPYRALPERDLDRVDLRTDFLGRALSAPVLIGAMTGGADAAGRINRNLATAAQRLGIGMMLGSQRVMLERPAARASFLVREWAPEILLVGNLGGAQFLLGYDATHATRAVQEVGADALAIHVNPLQEALQAGGDTNWAGLTDRLAALVPTLPFPVILKEVGHGLDRRTVQAVAGAGFAALDVAGAGGTSWARVEQLVHHGQVLTPDLCDLGIPTAQALRDARLAAPGTPLIASGGIRTGLDAARALSLGAQVVAVARPLLEPALDSADAAEAWLRQFIHELRVALFVGGYAGLDDLRAGAGLSAGGPANGG; the protein is encoded by the coding sequence GTGACCGACGCCCCTCCCACCCCCCCGCAGGCCAGTGCCGGCGGCATCGAGCAGCGCAAACTGCGGCACATCGAGGCCTGCCTGCGCCCGGACAGCCAGTACGCCGCGCGCGACACCGGCCTGCACGAGGTGCCCTGGCCGTACCGCGCGCTGCCGGAACGCGACCTGGACCGCGTGGACCTGCGCACCGACTTCCTGGGCCGCGCCCTGAGCGCCCCGGTCCTGATCGGCGCGATGACCGGCGGGGCCGACGCGGCCGGGCGCATCAACCGCAACCTCGCCACGGCCGCGCAGCGCCTGGGCATCGGCATGATGCTCGGCTCGCAGCGCGTGATGCTGGAACGCCCGGCGGCGCGCGCCAGCTTTCTGGTGCGCGAGTGGGCGCCGGAGATCCTGCTCGTCGGGAACCTGGGCGGCGCGCAGTTCCTGCTCGGCTACGACGCCACGCACGCCACCCGCGCCGTGCAGGAGGTCGGGGCGGACGCGCTGGCCATTCACGTCAACCCCCTTCAGGAGGCGTTGCAGGCGGGCGGCGATACCAACTGGGCCGGACTGACCGACCGGCTGGCCGCGCTGGTCCCCACCCTGCCGTTCCCGGTGATCCTGAAGGAAGTCGGGCACGGCCTGGACCGCCGCACCGTTCAGGCCGTGGCGGGCGCAGGTTTCGCGGCGCTGGACGTGGCCGGGGCGGGCGGCACCAGCTGGGCGCGGGTCGAGCAACTCGTGCACCACGGGCAGGTGCTCACGCCGGACCTGTGCGACCTGGGCATCCCGACCGCGCAGGCCCTGCGGGACGCCCGGCTGGCCGCGCCGGGCACGCCGCTGATCGCCTCGGGCGGCATCCGCACGGGGCTGGACGCGGCCCGCGCCCTGAGCCTGGGTGCGCAGGTGGTCGCCGTGGCCCGCCCGTTACTGGAGCCCGCCCTGGACAGCGCGGACGCCGCCGAGGCCTGGCTGCGGCAGTTCATTCACGAGCTGCGGGTGGCGCTGTTCGTCGGGGGGTACGCGGGCCTGGACGACCTGCGCGCCGGGGCGGGGCTCAGCGCAGGCGGCCCAGCGAACGGCGGATAA
- the ruvA gene encoding Holliday junction branch migration protein RuvA: protein MIAYLSGVVREIREHSAVIVAGGVGYEVQCPSSTLGKLTAGETAELNTRFVVREDAQLLFGFHDADSVRIFDLLTSVSGVGPKLALALLSAMPVSALAAGVLGGDVKLLSSVSGVGKKTAERLVLELQGKVPEHLAAPAAGAGGVKAARVTTTAGRDAVDALLALGFREAQVRATVAELLAAEPDLNADQLIRRSLGRLR, encoded by the coding sequence ATGATTGCCTACCTGTCCGGCGTGGTCCGGGAAATACGTGAACACAGCGCCGTGATCGTCGCGGGCGGCGTGGGGTACGAGGTGCAGTGCCCGTCGAGCACCCTGGGGAAACTCACGGCGGGCGAGACGGCCGAACTGAACACCCGCTTCGTGGTGCGCGAGGACGCGCAGCTGCTGTTCGGCTTCCACGACGCCGACAGCGTCCGGATCTTCGATCTGCTCACCAGCGTCAGCGGGGTCGGGCCGAAACTGGCGCTGGCGCTGCTGTCGGCCATGCCGGTCAGCGCCCTGGCGGCCGGGGTGCTGGGCGGCGACGTGAAACTCCTGAGCAGCGTCAGCGGCGTCGGCAAGAAGACCGCCGAGCGGCTGGTCCTGGAACTGCAGGGCAAGGTGCCCGAGCATCTGGCAGCCCCGGCGGCCGGCGCGGGCGGCGTGAAGGCGGCGCGGGTCACGACCACCGCCGGACGCGACGCCGTGGACGCCCTGCTGGCCCTGGGCTTCCGCGAGGCGCAGGTCCGGGCGACCGTGGCCGAGTTGCTGGCCGCCGAACCGGACCTGAACGCCGACCAGCTTATCCGCCGTTCGCTGGGCCGCCTGCGCTGA